In Polypterus senegalus isolate Bchr_013 chromosome 12, ASM1683550v1, whole genome shotgun sequence, the following are encoded in one genomic region:
- the LOC120541778 gene encoding cholesterol side-chain cleavage enzyme, mitochondrial: MAVGMMALSGLKHVRGLMSKGQTVLLTPTRLCHSGLVSEPCLTPPVCSAAVRSFNEIPGNWKSNFGNLYRFWKTDGFKNLHHIMVENFNTFGPIYREKVGYYESVNIIQPEDGAILFKAEGRHPKRLKVEAWTAYRDYRNRKYGVLLKSGEDWRVNRVILNKEVISPKVLGNFVPLLDEVSQDFVARVFKNINNSSSGRWTTDLSHELFRFALEAVSHVLYGERLGLLQDHINPDSQEFINSITLMFKSTVPMLYIPPNLLRQLGAKVWNDHVAAWDAIFNQADKCIQNIYRTLRHSPLLDKRYPGVLASLLLQDKLSIEEIKASVTELMAGGVDTTSITLLWTLYELAKNQELQEKLRDEVQTAWIATKGDMIQMIRSVPLINGAIKETLRLYPVAVSVQRYIANDIVIQNYNIPAGTLVQFGLYAMGRNGSIFPKPEKYNPYRWLRGENHYFKSLSFGFGPRQCLGRRIAETEMQIFLIHILRNFRIEKQRYVDVKSTFELILIPEKPILLTLRPL, encoded by the exons ATGGCAGTCGGGATGATGGCTCTCTCCGGTCTGAAACATGTCCGAGGTCTGATGAGTAAAGGACAGACGGTGCTGCTTACTCCTACGCGCCTCTGCCACAGCGGCCTCGTCTCCGAGCCGTGTCTCACACCACCAGTCTGCAGTGCGGCTGTGCGCAGCTTTAATGAAATCCCAGGCAACTGGAAAAGCAACTTTGGCAACTTGTATCGATTCTGGAAGACAGACGGGTTTAAAAATCTGCACCACATCATGGTGGAGAACTTCAACACTTTTGGACCGATTTACAG agAGAAAGTTGGATATTATGAAAGCGTGAACATTATACAGCCTGAGGATGGTGCCATCCTGTTTAAAGCTGAAGGACGTCATCCCAAAAGGCTGAAGGTGGAAGCTTGGACAGCCTACAGAGATTACAGGAATCGCAAATACGGAGTTCTGCTCAA aAGCGGAGAAGACTGGCGAGTTAATCGTGTGATCCTCAACAAAGAGGTGATCTCTCCCAAAGTGCTTGGAAACTTTGTACCCTTGCTTGACGAAGTGAGCCAGGACTTTGTTGCCCGAGTGTTTAAGAATATCAATAACAGCAGCAGTGGAAGGTGGACTACAGATCTTTCTCATGAACTTTTCAGATTTGCTCTTGAAG CTGTAAGTCATGTGTTATATGGTGAGCGCCTTGGCCTTTTGCAAGACCACATCAACCCCGATTCTCAAGAGTTCATCAACAGCATAACCCTCATGTTCAAGTCCACCGTGCCTATGTTGTATATTCCTCCTAACCTGCTGCGCCAACTTGGAGCCAAAGTATGGAATGACCATGTAGCAGCCTGGGATGCCATTTTTAATCAGG CTGACAAATGCATTCAGAATATTTACAGGACACTACGGCATTCCCCTTTGCTTGACAAACGCTACCCAGGGGTGTTAGCCAGCCTCCTGCTACAGGACAAGCTCTCCATTGAAGAGATCAAAGCAAGCGTGACAGAGCTGATGGCTGGTGGTGTTGATACG ACCTCTATTactctgttgtggactctgtatGAGCTTGCTAAAAACCAAGAATTACAAGAAAAGCTGCGTGATGAAGTTCAGACAGCTTGGATAGCAACAAAGGGGGACATGATCCAGATGATCCGCTCAGTGCCTTTGATAAATGGAGCCATCAAAGAAACATTAAG ACTGTACCCTGTGGCCGTGAGTGTGCAGAGATACATCGCCAATGACATTGTGATTCAGAACTACAACATCCCGGCAGGT ACTCTCGTGCAGTTTGGACTCTATGCAATGGGAAGGAATGGCAGCATTTTCCCAAAACCAGAGAAGTACAATCCATACCGTTGGCTCAGGGGAGAGAATCACTACTTTAAAAGTCTCAGCTTTGGTTTTGGTCCTCGGCAGTGTTTGGGACGCAGAATTGCTGAAACAGAGATGCAAATCTTCCTGATTCAT ATTCTTCGGAACTTCAGGATAGAAAAACAAAGATATGTGGATGTGAAGAGCACCTTTGAACTTATCCTTATTCCTGAAAAACCCATTTTATTGACCTTGCGACCTCTGTAA